A stretch of Candidatus Binatia bacterium DNA encodes these proteins:
- a CDS encoding TonB-dependent receptor: MPPVVVSGEQPHDNALVERSFQAPDDLSGFGESIDTGPAWRSFQSMAEILGESVGAQVRREGGRDDFATLSIRGAPPGQVRILLDGISLGQASTGIVNLADLPIDTVERIDIYRGFAPVALSPQSAAGVVNVVTRDPKNPVATFAAGGGSFGSGKLNAGGAGPVAGGAGSAFASWHRTNGDFDFVDDNGSLHNPDDDSTHKRRNNQSDTAESLLRWHRDITDWADLQLRDLFFWKNEGVPGLGRFHLFHPKAELETTREIAVAALRGPVQPWSIEQNVSWKRQRLRNDEVGSAIFDNTAETTATTTAARWSHGVGKSNWLSLSSDYTWEGFDQQADDGVLSDENAHRSTLALAGGDDWTLHPLPVTLSFQLREQLLWNDAHSVRADSSDSENHTDPRFGLRWQAADDLVIKSNVASYFRPPTFDELYGVNGFTEPNPGLQPETGITWDAGFEWNGQSPRWGRLAVGYAYFGSRIDDGIIVMMTFSRQAQAQNVSRASIHGHEARVEWQGPAGFALSANYTFQKAINQSDPTLGEGHDLASLPPHEVYSRLSWTHGLFVIAYSIDVASAHYNDLENQNGKIPTRTVHDVTLVYGPFWKGLRMTLQCDNLANSLVPDEVGFPLPGRSFFATLSWSTQPEGSDAR, translated from the coding sequence TTGCCGCCGGTCGTCGTCAGTGGCGAGCAGCCGCACGACAACGCTCTCGTCGAGCGCAGCTTCCAGGCTCCGGACGATCTGTCGGGATTCGGCGAATCGATCGACACCGGCCCGGCGTGGCGCAGCTTCCAGTCGATGGCCGAGATCCTCGGCGAAAGCGTCGGAGCCCAGGTGCGCCGCGAAGGAGGCCGCGACGATTTCGCGACGCTGTCGATCCGCGGCGCGCCGCCCGGGCAGGTGCGGATCCTGCTCGACGGGATTTCGCTCGGACAGGCGTCGACCGGCATCGTCAACCTCGCGGACCTGCCGATCGATACCGTCGAACGCATCGACATCTATCGAGGCTTCGCACCGGTGGCCCTCTCGCCGCAATCGGCAGCCGGGGTCGTCAACGTCGTGACTCGCGACCCGAAGAATCCGGTGGCGACGTTCGCGGCGGGAGGCGGTTCTTTCGGATCGGGCAAGCTCAATGCCGGCGGTGCGGGACCGGTCGCCGGCGGTGCGGGATCCGCGTTCGCATCGTGGCACCGTACCAACGGCGATTTCGATTTCGTCGACGACAACGGGTCGCTGCACAATCCCGACGACGACAGCACGCACAAGCGCCGCAACAACCAGAGCGATACCGCCGAGTCTCTTTTGCGCTGGCACCGCGACATCACGGACTGGGCCGATCTCCAGCTTCGCGACCTCTTCTTCTGGAAAAACGAAGGAGTGCCCGGGCTCGGGCGATTCCACCTCTTTCATCCGAAGGCGGAGCTGGAGACGACTCGCGAGATCGCGGTGGCAGCCCTGCGTGGCCCGGTTCAGCCGTGGAGCATCGAGCAGAACGTCAGCTGGAAGCGGCAACGGTTGCGCAACGACGAAGTGGGCAGCGCAATCTTCGACAACACCGCAGAGACCACGGCGACGACGACGGCCGCGCGCTGGAGCCACGGCGTCGGCAAGTCCAACTGGCTCTCGCTCAGCAGCGACTACACGTGGGAAGGTTTCGACCAGCAGGCCGACGACGGCGTTCTGAGCGACGAGAACGCGCATCGCTCCACGCTGGCGCTGGCAGGTGGCGACGACTGGACGCTCCATCCGCTGCCGGTGACGCTCAGCTTCCAGCTTCGCGAGCAGCTGCTGTGGAACGATGCCCATTCCGTACGCGCCGACAGCAGCGACAGCGAAAATCACACCGACCCGCGCTTCGGCCTTCGCTGGCAGGCGGCCGACGACCTGGTGATCAAGAGCAACGTCGCATCGTACTTCCGGCCGCCCACATTCGACGAGCTCTACGGTGTGAACGGGTTCACGGAGCCCAATCCCGGATTGCAACCGGAGACCGGCATCACCTGGGATGCCGGCTTCGAATGGAACGGCCAGAGTCCGCGCTGGGGCCGGCTTGCCGTCGGGTACGCGTATTTCGGAAGCAGGATCGACGACGGGATCATCGTGATGATGACGTTCTCGCGCCAGGCCCAGGCGCAGAACGTGTCGCGTGCGTCGATTCACGGGCACGAAGCCCGCGTCGAGTGGCAGGGTCCGGCGGGGTTCGCATTGTCTGCCAACTACACGTTCCAGAAAGCGATCAACCAATCCGACCCCACTCTCGGCGAGGGCCACGATCTGGCAAGCCTGCCTCCGCACGAAGTCTATTCCCGCCTGAGCTGGACCCATGGCCTGTTCGTGATCGCGTACTCCATCGACGTGGCCAGTGCCCACTACAACGATCTCGAGAACCAGAACGGGAAGATCCCGACACGCACGGTGCACGACGTGACGCTCGTCTACGGACCGTTCTGGAAGGGACTGCGCATGACGCTCCAGTGCGACAATCTCGCCAACTCCCTTGTGCCGGACGAAGTCGGGTTTCCTCTTCCGGGAAGATCGTTCTTCGCGACGCTGAGTTGGTCGACGCAGCCAGAGGGCAGCGATGCGCGCTGA
- a CDS encoding glycosyltransferase family 39 protein has product MRDDRPWAAILPWLVVLFALVAWLGRVDLLTPDEARHAEIAREMFLEGHWLTPRIYGEGYYDKPALFYWLTGASIWAFGTTAWAARLPSVLGALFSVGMTSWWVRRAWGSGAAHWVVLLLGTTLFFVAVGRYVVIDMLLTAAMTGALCWLGVVLADPPSRRRPMWPMYACTAVGVLAKGPVALVIVGGVAVVAAVFERRPTLLLRLHPVRGLLLMAALAGPWYAAAYAIDPAYIRTFLWEHNFARYAVPGALAHQEPWYFYLLAMPIVMLPWSILVPTAVAAAWKNPSAGVRHALAWATVIIGFFSFSQTKVPTYVLGAFPPLLALVAVYIDDRLTRRVELPRAMEFAAVGWTFVAAAVAVGGAMWVIIARPSDWHHTPLAAAAVAVAVWTYRHAHDDQSVPSAMVLSSLALIAMVYGSAADAVNARESQKGAAEIIKVLLPPHAALTSYRVAPHAMAFYAGRYVRRADDPESAVPELVAGDDAALLTRAKFLPELGLEPMPSWMSVAWGSADGQVLVVGGSLAERFAEGGDWRRREGVEPSIGR; this is encoded by the coding sequence GTGCGGGACGACAGACCGTGGGCGGCGATCCTGCCGTGGCTCGTCGTGCTGTTCGCGCTCGTTGCGTGGCTCGGGCGCGTCGACTTGCTGACTCCCGACGAAGCCCGTCATGCCGAGATCGCCCGCGAGATGTTCCTCGAGGGCCACTGGCTGACCCCCCGCATCTACGGCGAGGGCTACTACGACAAGCCGGCCCTCTTCTACTGGCTGACCGGAGCGTCGATCTGGGCCTTCGGCACCACCGCGTGGGCAGCAAGGCTTCCGTCGGTGCTCGGCGCGCTGTTTTCGGTCGGCATGACGTCGTGGTGGGTGCGAAGAGCCTGGGGAAGCGGCGCCGCGCACTGGGTCGTCCTTCTGCTCGGTACGACGCTCTTCTTCGTCGCCGTCGGTCGCTACGTCGTCATCGACATGCTGCTGACGGCCGCGATGACCGGCGCGCTGTGCTGGCTCGGCGTCGTCCTTGCCGATCCCCCGTCGCGGCGCCGCCCCATGTGGCCGATGTACGCCTGCACGGCCGTCGGGGTACTCGCCAAGGGACCCGTAGCGCTCGTCATCGTCGGCGGAGTCGCCGTCGTCGCTGCCGTCTTCGAGCGGCGACCGACGCTGCTGCTGCGCCTGCACCCGGTGCGCGGCCTGCTGCTCATGGCTGCGCTTGCCGGCCCGTGGTACGCGGCTGCGTACGCGATCGATCCCGCGTACATCCGCACCTTCCTCTGGGAGCACAACTTCGCGCGCTACGCCGTGCCGGGCGCGCTCGCCCACCAGGAGCCGTGGTACTTCTACCTTCTCGCGATGCCGATCGTGATGCTGCCGTGGAGCATCCTCGTGCCGACGGCTGTCGCCGCAGCGTGGAAGAACCCTTCGGCCGGCGTTCGCCACGCACTGGCGTGGGCGACCGTCATCATCGGTTTCTTCAGCTTCTCGCAGACCAAGGTTCCCACCTACGTGCTCGGGGCATTCCCGCCGCTGCTCGCCCTCGTCGCCGTCTATATCGACGATCGCCTGACGCGACGCGTCGAACTGCCTCGCGCGATGGAATTCGCCGCCGTCGGCTGGACTTTCGTCGCCGCCGCCGTGGCCGTCGGCGGCGCCATGTGGGTGATCATCGCAAGACCGTCGGACTGGCACCATACGCCGTTGGCGGCGGCGGCCGTCGCCGTCGCGGTATGGACGTACCGCCATGCCCACGACGACCAGTCCGTTCCTTCGGCGATGGTGCTGTCGTCGCTGGCGCTGATCGCAATGGTCTACGGCAGCGCCGCCGACGCGGTAAATGCGCGCGAAAGCCAGAAAGGAGCGGCCGAAATCATCAAGGTCCTGCTTCCGCCGCATGCGGCGCTGACGAGCTACAGGGTCGCGCCGCACGCGATGGCGTTCTACGCAGGAAGATACGTCCGGCGTGCCGACGATCCGGAGTCGGCCGTGCCGGAGCTCGTCGCAGGCGACGACGCAGCGCTGCTCACGAGGGCGAAATTTCTACCGGAGCTCGGACTGGAGCCGATGCCGTCGTGGATGAGCGTGGCCTGGGGGTCGGCCGACGGACAGGTGCTCGTCGTCGGCGGAAGCCTCGCCGAACGTTTCGCAGAGGGCGGCGACTGGCGGAGAAGGGAGGGAGTCGAACCCTCCATCGGCCGTTGA